A stretch of Mesoplodon densirostris isolate mMesDen1 chromosome 7, mMesDen1 primary haplotype, whole genome shotgun sequence DNA encodes these proteins:
- the SERPINH1 gene encoding serpin H1 produces the protein MRALLLISTFCLLGRALAAEVKKPAAAAAPSPAEKLSPKAATFAERSAGLAFSLYQAMAKDQAVENILLSPVVVASSLGLVSLGGKAATASQAKAVLSAEQLRDEEVHAGLGELLRSLSNSTARNVTWKLGSRLYGPSSVSFAEDFVRSSKQHYNCEHSKINFRDKRSALQSINEWAAQTTDGKLPEVTKDVERTDGALLVNAMFFKPHWDERFHHKMVDNRGFMVTRSYTVGVTMMHRTGLYNYYDDEKEKLQIVEMPLAHKLSSLIIIMPHHVEPLERLEKLLTKEQLKIWMGKMQKKAVAISLPKGVVEVTHDLQKHLAGLGLTEAIDKNKADLSRMSGKKDLYLASVFHATAFEWDTDGNPFDQDIYGREELRSPKLFYADHPFIFLVRDTQSSSLLFIGRLVRPKGDKMRDEL, from the exons ATGCGTGCCCTCCTGCTCATCAGCACCTTCTGCCTACTGGGTAGGGCCCTGGCCGCCGAGGTGAAGAAACCCGCGGCCGCAGCAGCTCCCAGCCCGGCTGAGAAGCTGAGCCCCAAGGCGGCCACGTTTGCTGAGCGCAGCGCCGGCCTGGCCTTCAGCCTGTACCAGGCCATGGCCAAGGACCAGGCGGTGGAGAACATCCTGCTGTCGCCTGTGGTGGTGGCCTCGTCCCTGGGGCTAGTGTCGCTGGGCGGCAAGGCGGCCACGGCGTCACAGGCCAAGGCGGTGCTGAGCGCCGAGCAGCTGCGTGACGAGGAGGTGCACGCGGGCCTGGGCGAGCTGCTGCGCTCACTCAGCAACAGCACGGCGCGCAACGTGACCTGGAAGCTGGGCAGCCGCCTGTATGGGCCCAGCTCGGTGAGCTTCGCAGAGGACTTCGTGCGCAGCAGCAAGCAGCACTACAATTGCGAGCACTCCAAGATCAACTTCCGCGACAAGCGCAGCGCCCTGCAGTCCATCAACGAGTGGGCGGCGCAGACCACCGACGGCAAGCTGCCCGAGGTCACCAAGGACGTGGAGCGCACCGATGGCGCGCTGCTGGTCAATGCTATGTTCTTTAAGC CACACTGGGATGAGAGATTCCACCACAAGATGGTGGACAACCGAGGCTTCATGGTGACCCGTTCCTATACCGTGGGTGTCACCATGATGCACCGGACAG GTCTCTACAACTACTATGATGACGAGAAGGAGAAGCTGCAAATTGTGGAGATGCCCCTGGCGCACAAGCTCTCCAGCCTCATCATCATCATGCCCCACCACGTGGAGCCCCTTGAGCGCCTTGAGAAGCTGCTGACCAAAGAGCAGCTGAAGATCTGGATGGGGAAGATGCAGAAGAAGGCTGTTGCCATCTCCCTGCCCAAGGGTGTGGTGGAGGTGACCCACGACCTGCAG AAACACCTGGCTGGGCTGGGTCTGACTGAGGCCATCGACAAGAACAAGGCAGACCTGTCTCGCATGTCTGGCAAGAAGGACCTGTACCTGGCCAGTGTGTTCCACGCCACCGCCTTCGAGTGGGACACGGACGGCAACCCCTTCGACCAGGACATCTATGGGCGTGAGGAGCTGCGCAGCCCCAAGCTCTTCTACGCCGACCATCCCTTCATCTTCCTGGTTCGAGACACCCAGAGCAGCTCCCTGCTGTTCATTGGGCGCCTGGTCCGGCCCAAGGGTGACAAGATGCGAGACGAGTTGTAG